The following are encoded in a window of Primulina eburnea isolate SZY01 chromosome 4, ASM2296580v1, whole genome shotgun sequence genomic DNA:
- the LOC140829698 gene encoding protein PHYTOCHROME KINASE SUBSTRATE 1-like — MSTSRSSDNFRDNSFSSYLDGVEETFVLELRSSKHDPAYLGKHRTTEDREIDVFDAKKYFNEGTNYTPIVDRNKGLPDHRSKKDDPIIQVLPAKDWDQIATASVRSESSWSSGSGMLHSVPRNQKPKKFKRKGFLANIGCNCSCSDKNSVEIGDFDRDNCSTKSGNILVKTSDPSVKKSPSEHDTRAKFLDSEMKEGHFSFPVLNSKTGDDAARTQIQAEQEDATKRKSLNVFGSPILEKGKNRLSLDKKLSMLTWDAVLVPGVTEEIKIPPICSDLNNDGDSDASSDLFEIESLSKGNSFLSRQASDCLSGCVTPRNCYAPSEASIEWSVVTASAADFSIFSDFEEQRSTTTITTTTTTSTAATTPNPQKPGLNPRNSTLKELSKRRTGILSGCKSEKAVRVAGDAHKSHEKELSNTRNLLKSDTLAPSKVPGFEPRKIQQSFEHLLYT, encoded by the coding sequence ATGAGTACTTCACGAAGTAGCGACAACTTCCGGGACAATTCCTTTTCCTCGTACTTAGATGGAGTTGAGGAAACCTTTGTGCTCGAATTACGATCTTCCAAACATGATCCCGCTTATCTCGGAAAGCATAGGACGACGGAAGATCGAGAAATCGACGTTTTTGATgcgaaaaaatatttcaatgaaGGCACGAATTATACCCCCATAGTTGATCGTAACAAAGGGCTGCCAGATCACCGGTCCAAGAAAGATGACCCCATAATTCAAGTATTGCCTGCAAAAGATTGGGATCAGATAGCGACCGCGAGTGTTCGATCCGAGTCAAGCTGGAGCAGTGGAAGCGGCATGTTGCATAGTGTTCCGAGGAACCAGAAGCCCAAAAAGTTTAAAAGAAAGGGCTTTCTTGCCAACATTGGCTGCAACTGTTCTTGTAGTGACAAGAATTCTGTCGAAATCGGAGATTTTGATCGAGATAACTGTTCCACTAAGAGTGGTAATATTCTGGTTAAAACCAGTGATCCTTCGGTTAAGAAATCCCCGTCGGAACATGATACGAGAGCGAAGTTTCTTGATTCTGAAATGAAAGAGGGTCATTTTAGCTTCCCTGTGTTAAATTCCAAGACTGGAGATGATGCAGCAAGAACGCAAATACAAGCCGAACAAGAGGATGCCACTAAGCGAAAGTCATTGAATGTATTCGGATCCCCCATTCTTGAAAAGGGCAAGAACCGCCTGAGCCTGGACAAGAAGCTATCAATGTTGACTTGGGATGCAGTACTTGTTCCAGGAGTAACTGAAGAAATCAAGATCCCTCCAATTTGCAGTGATTTGAATAACGATGGCGACAGCGATGCAAGCTCCGATTTATTCGAAATCGAAAGCCTGTCGAAAGGTAATTCTTTTCTCTCCAGGCAGGCATCAGATTGCCTGTCAGGCTGTGTAACACCTCGAAATTGTTATGCACCAAGTGAAGCCAGTATAGAGTGGAGTGTTGTTACGGCCAGCGCGGCAGATTTCTCCATCTTCTCGGATTTCGAAGAGCAGAGATCCACCACCACcatcaccaccaccaccaccacttcCACTGCCGCCACTACCCCAAATCCTCAAAAACCAGGCCTGAATCCAAGAAACAGCACACTCAAAGAACTGTCGAAACGGCGTACGGGTATTCTTTCAGGCTGTAAAAGTGAGAAAGCAGTTAGAGTTGCCGGAGACGCACATAAAT